A DNA window from Buttiauxella agrestis contains the following coding sequences:
- the yhdP gene encoding AsmA2 domain-containing protein YhdP — translation MRRLPGILLFTGATLIVIVALLVSGLRLVLPHLDAWRPALLDKIEAMTGTPVDASQIKASWENYGPTLDVRDIKAGLKDGGEMSVKRVTLALDLWQSLLHARWQFRDLTFYQLQLRTNTPLSQNKSDSKFEPGQISDLFLRQFDHFDLRDSSLSFLTLSGQRAELAIPQLTWLNTKNRHRAEGLVSLSSFTGQHGLAKVRMDLRDENGLLNIGKVWLQADNVDVKPWLGRWMKDNVDLQTAEFTLEAWMDIKDGDISGGNVWLKQGGASWAGKSTSHQLSVDNLMAHVNRSDAGWNLAVPSTNITLDGKTWPKGSLALAWIAPQNVGGKESTRSDELRIRATNMELESFTGLLPIAEKISPDLGEIWTILKPRGHIDVLAVDIPLQQTENTRMQGRWKEVSWNQWKMLPGVEHFSGSITGSVGHGQLNAQVLDAKMPYEGVFRAPLEIERGVATLEWQKNVEGFQLDGKNLDVKARSVWAAGDFRYYQPKDGDPWLGILAGISTHNGADAWRYFPENLMGKELVDYLSGAIQGGEADNATLVYGGNPHLFPYLHNEGQFEVYVPLRNAKFAFQPDWPALENLNITLDFINDGLWMKSDEVKLGGVTGRNLTAIIPDYSKEKLLIDSDISGPGSAVGPYFKDTPLKDSLSAALDELQIGGDVNARLHLDIPLDGTMTTAKGDVQLNNNTLLIKPLSSTLSNLTGKFSFVNGDLNSEPLKATWFNQPVTIDFNTKTGDKDYQIGVNLLGDWQPTKMGILPEPINKELSGNIPWKGDVAIKLPYRGQATYQVNVDADLKNVSSHLPAPVDKAAGQPQPLKVAVKGDLNSFNLTGSAGAKNHFSSRWLLNKKLTLDRAIWASNSQTTPPLPENSGLELDLPAMNGAQWLALFSQGAADSVGNSASFPTNVTLRTPSLTLGGQQWNNLSLVSHAIPGGTRVEAQGREVNGSLTMQDNAPWRAAIKYLYFNPDWNSGSTKSASHPLLDERGSIDFRSWPDVQLRCAECWLMGQKFGRMEADFAFKGNTLELENGLVDTGFARLTGTGQWVNSPDEERTSIKGKLHGGKLDAATNFFGVKTPIQGSSFDVDYDLHWRDKPWQPDVATLNGILHAKLGKGQIADLGTGHAGQLLRLVSVDALMRKLRFDFSDTFGDGFYFDSIRSTAWIKDGQLHSDDTLVDGLEADIGLKGSVDLVRRRLDVEAVVAPEISATVGVATAFVVNPIIGAAVFAASKVLGPLWSKISVLRYHITGPVDQPQINEVLRQPRVNDAK, via the coding sequence GTGAGGCGACTGCCCGGCATTTTGCTATTCACTGGCGCTACGCTTATCGTTATCGTCGCACTGCTGGTGAGTGGTCTGCGGCTGGTTTTGCCGCATCTCGATGCCTGGCGGCCAGCGCTACTCGATAAAATCGAAGCCATGACAGGCACGCCTGTCGATGCCAGCCAGATAAAAGCAAGCTGGGAGAATTACGGCCCAACACTCGATGTGCGCGATATCAAAGCGGGCCTGAAAGACGGCGGCGAAATGAGCGTAAAACGCGTCACGTTAGCGCTCGATCTCTGGCAAAGCCTGCTGCATGCGCGTTGGCAATTTCGCGATCTCACTTTTTATCAATTGCAGCTGCGCACCAACACGCCGCTGAGCCAAAACAAAAGCGACAGTAAATTCGAACCAGGTCAAATCAGCGATCTCTTTTTACGCCAGTTCGATCACTTTGATCTACGTGACAGCTCGCTGAGTTTCTTGACCCTTTCCGGCCAACGCGCCGAACTCGCTATTCCACAACTCACCTGGCTAAACACAAAAAATCGCCACCGCGCAGAAGGGCTTGTGAGCTTGTCGAGCTTTACGGGTCAACACGGCCTGGCAAAAGTGCGTATGGATTTGCGTGACGAAAATGGTTTGCTGAATATTGGCAAGGTCTGGTTGCAGGCTGATAACGTCGACGTGAAACCGTGGCTTGGCCGCTGGATGAAAGACAATGTCGATTTGCAAACCGCTGAATTCACTCTTGAAGCCTGGATGGATATCAAAGATGGAGACATTTCCGGGGGCAACGTCTGGCTGAAACAAGGCGGCGCAAGTTGGGCGGGGAAAAGCACTTCGCATCAGTTGTCTGTTGATAATTTAATGGCCCACGTTAATCGTTCTGACGCGGGCTGGAACCTTGCTGTTCCTTCCACAAATATCACTCTTGATGGCAAAACCTGGCCAAAAGGCTCGCTCGCCCTGGCGTGGATTGCTCCGCAGAATGTCGGCGGGAAAGAAAGCACCCGCAGTGACGAATTGCGCATTCGTGCAACAAACATGGAGCTGGAAAGTTTCACTGGCTTGCTGCCTATCGCTGAGAAAATTTCACCAGACCTGGGCGAGATTTGGACCATACTGAAACCGCGCGGACATATAGACGTGCTGGCGGTTGATATTCCTCTCCAACAAACCGAAAACACGCGTATGCAAGGGCGCTGGAAAGAGGTCAGCTGGAACCAATGGAAGATGTTACCGGGCGTTGAGCATTTCTCCGGATCGATAACAGGAAGCGTTGGGCACGGGCAACTGAATGCGCAGGTTCTTGATGCCAAAATGCCCTATGAAGGTGTGTTCCGCGCACCGCTGGAAATTGAACGTGGTGTCGCAACGCTTGAATGGCAGAAAAATGTCGAAGGTTTTCAGCTTGATGGCAAAAACCTTGATGTTAAAGCACGCTCGGTTTGGGCTGCGGGTGATTTCCGTTATTACCAGCCGAAGGATGGCGATCCTTGGTTAGGCATTCTGGCTGGAATCAGCACGCATAATGGCGCAGATGCCTGGCGTTATTTCCCAGAAAACCTGATGGGCAAAGAGCTGGTGGATTACCTCAGTGGCGCCATTCAGGGTGGTGAAGCGGATAACGCGACGCTGGTCTACGGTGGCAACCCGCATCTTTTCCCTTACTTGCACAACGAAGGCCAGTTTGAAGTCTACGTTCCACTGCGTAATGCAAAGTTTGCCTTCCAGCCGGACTGGCCTGCATTAGAAAACCTGAATATTACTCTCGATTTCATTAACGACGGTCTGTGGATGAAATCTGATGAAGTGAAACTGGGTGGCGTGACCGGGCGTAACCTTACGGCGATTATCCCGGATTACTCTAAAGAAAAGCTGTTGATTGATTCTGATATCAGCGGCCCAGGGAGTGCGGTTGGCCCGTACTTCAAAGACACGCCTCTTAAAGATTCGTTATCAGCCGCTCTTGATGAACTCCAGATTGGAGGCGATGTGAATGCTCGCTTACATCTGGATATTCCGCTTGATGGCACCATGACAACGGCAAAAGGCGATGTTCAGCTCAACAACAATACTTTGTTGATAAAACCGCTATCCAGCACCCTGAGCAATCTGACGGGCAAGTTCAGCTTTGTGAATGGCGACCTGAACAGCGAACCGCTGAAAGCGACGTGGTTTAATCAGCCTGTAACTATTGATTTTAATACCAAAACGGGTGACAAGGATTACCAGATTGGGGTTAATTTACTGGGCGACTGGCAGCCAACAAAAATGGGCATTTTGCCTGAGCCTATCAATAAAGAGTTGAGCGGTAACATTCCATGGAAAGGTGATGTTGCGATAAAACTCCCTTACCGTGGTCAGGCAACTTATCAGGTCAATGTCGATGCGGATCTGAAAAATGTAAGTAGTCACTTACCTGCACCTGTCGATAAAGCAGCAGGCCAGCCTCAGCCGTTGAAAGTCGCGGTAAAAGGCGACCTGAATAGCTTTAATCTGACCGGTAGTGCTGGTGCGAAAAATCATTTTTCCAGCCGTTGGTTGCTCAATAAAAAGCTCACGCTTGATCGGGCTATTTGGGCTTCAAATAGCCAGACTACCCCGCCTTTGCCTGAGAATTCAGGGCTGGAACTCGATCTTCCGGCGATGAACGGTGCGCAGTGGCTGGCGCTGTTTAGCCAGGGAGCCGCTGATAGCGTCGGTAATTCAGCCTCATTCCCGACGAATGTCACCTTGCGAACCCCGTCTTTGACGCTTGGCGGCCAGCAGTGGAACAACCTGAGTCTGGTTTCTCACGCAATACCCGGCGGCACGCGTGTTGAAGCGCAAGGCCGCGAAGTGAATGGCTCTCTGACGATGCAAGATAATGCACCGTGGAGGGCAGCCATCAAGTATCTCTATTTCAACCCTGACTGGAATAGCGGCTCCACCAAATCAGCCAGCCATCCTCTCCTTGATGAACGTGGTTCAATTGATTTCCGGTCCTGGCCTGATGTGCAACTGCGTTGCGCTGAATGCTGGTTGATGGGGCAAAAATTTGGACGCATGGAAGCTGACTTCGCGTTCAAAGGGAACACCCTGGAATTAGAGAATGGTTTAGTGGACACCGGATTTGCGAGGCTCACCGGTACGGGGCAATGGGTTAATAGCCCGGATGAAGAACGTACCTCTATAAAAGGTAAACTTCATGGCGGCAAACTGGATGCCGCGACTAACTTCTTCGGCGTGAAAACACCGATTCAAGGTTCGTCGTTCGACGTCGATTATGATTTGCACTGGCGCGATAAACCCTGGCAGCCAGATGTGGCGACATTAAACGGTATCCTGCACGCCAAATTAGGCAAGGGTCAGATTGCAGATCTCGGCACGGGGCATGCCGGTCAATTATTGCGTCTGGTCAGTGTCGATGCGTTGATGCGCAAACTGCGTTTTGACTTCAGCGATACTTTCGGAGATGGCTTCTACTTCGACTCGATTCGCAGCACGGCGTGGATTAAAGACGGTCAGTTACACAGCGACGATACGCTGGTGGATGGTCTGGAAGCGGATATCGGCTTGAAAGGTTCTGTGGATTTGGTTCGACGCCGTCTTGATGTCGAAGCGGTTGTGGCACCTGAAATTTCCGCGACAGTCGGCGTTGCGACTGCCTTTGTAGTTAACCCAATTATTGGGGCTGCGGTGTTTGCAGCCAGTAAAGTGTTGGGGCCGCTATGGAGTAAAATCTCCGTGCTGCGCTACCACATCACCGGTCCAGTAGACCAACCGCAAATCAATGAAGTGCTTCGCCAGCCAAGGGTTAACGACGCTAAGTGA
- the tldD gene encoding metalloprotease TldD translates to MSLNLVSEQLLSANGLTHQDLFSILGQLSERRLDYGDLYFQSSYHESWVLEDRIIKDGSYNIDQGVGVRAVSGEKTGFAYADQVSLLALEQSAHAARSIVQEKGNGRVQTLGAVQHSALYTSADPLQSMTREEKLDILKRVDSVARAADKRVQEVTASLTGVYELILVAATDGTLAADVRPLVRLSVSVQVEDNGKRERGSSGGGGRFGYEFFLETIDGEVRADAWAKEAVRMALVTLSAVAAPAGMFPVVLGAGWPGVLLHEAVGHGLEGDFNRRGTSVFSGQMGQLVASELCTVVDDGTMANRRGSVAIDDEGVPGQYNVLIENGVLKGYMQDKLNARLMGVAPTGNGRRESYAHLPMPRMTNTYMLAGKSTPQEIIESVEYGIYAPNFGGGQVDITSGKFVFSTSEAYLIENGKVTTPVKGATLIGSGIETMQQISMVGNDLALDNGVGVCGKEGQSLPVGVGQPTLKVDNLTVGGTA, encoded by the coding sequence ATGAGTCTGAACCTGGTAAGTGAGCAGTTGCTGTCTGCGAATGGCTTAACCCATCAAGATCTTTTTTCCATTTTGGGACAATTGTCCGAGCGTCGTCTCGACTATGGCGATCTCTATTTCCAGTCCAGTTATCACGAATCCTGGGTGCTGGAAGACCGCATCATTAAAGATGGCTCTTATAACATCGATCAAGGTGTTGGCGTGCGTGCCGTTAGCGGCGAGAAAACCGGTTTTGCTTATGCCGACCAGGTCAGTCTTTTAGCGCTGGAACAAAGTGCTCATGCTGCGCGAAGCATTGTGCAGGAAAAAGGGAATGGTCGCGTTCAGACTTTAGGTGCGGTGCAACATAGCGCGCTTTATACCAGTGCAGATCCGCTGCAAAGCATGACGCGTGAAGAGAAGCTCGACATCCTGAAACGTGTTGATAGCGTGGCTCGTGCGGCAGATAAGCGCGTTCAGGAAGTCACGGCCAGCCTGACAGGCGTCTATGAATTGATTCTGGTAGCGGCCACTGACGGCACTCTGGCGGCAGATGTTCGCCCTTTGGTACGACTTTCTGTCAGTGTTCAGGTTGAAGATAACGGCAAACGCGAGCGCGGTTCTAGCGGCGGCGGCGGTCGTTTCGGTTATGAATTTTTCCTTGAAACCATTGATGGCGAAGTTCGCGCTGACGCCTGGGCGAAAGAAGCTGTGCGCATGGCGCTGGTGACTCTTTCTGCCGTCGCAGCTCCAGCCGGGATGTTCCCGGTGGTGCTTGGCGCAGGCTGGCCAGGCGTTCTGCTGCATGAGGCGGTAGGCCACGGTTTAGAAGGTGATTTTAACCGTCGCGGGACTTCCGTATTCAGCGGTCAGATGGGCCAGTTGGTCGCTTCTGAACTGTGTACCGTTGTTGATGATGGCACCATGGCAAACCGCCGTGGTTCAGTCGCCATTGACGACGAAGGCGTTCCGGGTCAATACAATGTGTTGATTGAAAACGGTGTGCTGAAAGGCTACATGCAGGACAAACTCAATGCTCGCCTGATGGGTGTTGCGCCAACGGGCAATGGTCGTCGCGAATCTTACGCACACTTGCCAATGCCGCGCATGACTAACACCTACATGCTGGCCGGTAAGTCGACGCCGCAAGAGATCATTGAATCCGTGGAATACGGTATTTATGCCCCGAACTTTGGCGGCGGGCAGGTTGATATCACATCCGGTAAGTTTGTGTTCTCAACATCCGAAGCGTATCTCATTGAAAATGGCAAAGTCACAACGCCAGTTAAAGGTGCAACGCTGATTGGCTCTGGCATCGAAACCATGCAGCAGATTTCGATGGTCGGTAATGACCTGGCACTGGATAACGGCGTCGGTGTGTGCGGCAAAGAAGGGCAGAGTTTGCCTGTCGGTGTCGGCCAGCCAACGCTTAAAGTCGATAACCTGACGGTTGGCGGCACAGCGTAA